TTAAGCTTATGGGCAATGAGTAGCATATATTACTGATTCAGTATACCCAATGGAAGTGAGATAATCCCAGAAAGAACGAGGAAATATTGACTTACAGGAATCCTCTGTTTCAAGTAATTCCCCAGTCTAGCTAAAACGGTGGAACGTTTGTGCCAAAATTTGCCCCTAAGACTAATCTTCACGTATGGTCCATCCAGGTCTGTTAATTCTGCTTGTCCTGCATATACATCTACTTGGTATCAGAGTATTACTACAGACTCAATATTTCATCGGGAAGAGATGCATTAACAAAAATAACCTGTCATTCCAACAGAATCGTCAAATAGTTGTCCCAGCTGCAGAAgcacacacacacgcacaaTCTCAATTAACTGAGCACAAGAAACTAAGCAAGCACGATAGTAGGAAAACAAATAGCAGAATAAGTAGGAACAATGCCTCGACTCTTGCATCAGCCAAGACTTGCTtgatattatcctcagtcaaATCCAATGGCGAAAGTGATGCTGAAACTGAATTGTACTTTGAACTGTTGAGAAATAATGGCAGCGTCCTCCTCCTCCGACTTTTTAACGCCACATTTGGACTTTCTTTGAGCTTTAATGCAGAGACTGCTCGGAAATTTTTGAAGGGGTGATGTAGAATTTGAGGGACTGAATGTTGGTGATGATGAGTATGAACATGAAAGTTCATCGTTCCTGTTTTCTTTTGTGGGGAAGAGTCGGAACTGCTGTGGCTGATATCCCGCTTCCTACAGTTGATGAGTGGAATATGTATGTGGTTGGTGGCAATGGTGTTCCATTCGGATTGAACCGGTCGGTCCAACTGATTTTCTTGAAAGTTGgcagctctttttttttttcacaaaagacaaaatgtcaaaaaaaaaagaagataaaagcTCCCTGTAATTTCAATGATCCCTGTAGTAATACCCTGATGTAAATTTGGCCCAACAGTGTTTTTATGAGTGTTTTCCTCCATTTTACTAATCTCTTTCACCTGGAACTATTATTTTGTTATAGGGATTCTGCATTTCAGTCCGGGAAAATAGTCAATTTCATCCCCCAACTTTTCACTAGTGTtgatttagtccctaacttttattCCTAACCAATTTGATATGTGAACTTATTTTACAGTTCCAATTAAGGACTTCCGTGGCGGCTTCACCACCTAAAACTAACCTGGCTCTTAATTAACCTACTAAACAATGGTATTTTAAGAACATCACTTATGGGGCTataataaatcaaataaattgtttaaaaaattacaatatTAAACTTTAAAAAAGTTTTACCTGATGATTTTTTATACGATTTAAAAGTTTTATTTGGTGATTTTTTATAcgatttacttgttttattacAGTCTCATGATAATACCCCTGTTTAATTAGTCAATTAGGAACTAGTTCAATTTTAGGTAGTGGTGCCACTGCGAAGGTTCTTAATTGGAACTGGGAAATAAGCTCAAGTATCAAATTAGTTAGAAATAAAAGTTAGAGACTAAATCAGTACtaacaaaaaattgaaggaCGAAATTGGCCATTTTTCCTTTCGGTCCCTATGTATTATTTCTTGGGTAATAACATGATGCTGATGATGGGGTGTTGCAGAACCAAAGAGAAGACCCTAGAGATGGACCAACTCCTAATCCAACCATTTCCCCCATCAAGAATCTAACCATTGGAATTCTTTAAGTAGAAAAAGCTGTTTTTCCTTGTTTGTCTCTTCAGGCCAACTATTGTATGATTATCTCCCCAAGTACTTGAAGATTTGAATGCTCAACTAAAAGGGTAGGTACCATGTCACAACTACACCAAGACAATTATAATGCTTttcttctcaaaaaaaaaaaaatgtgtgcCACATTTCCTGATCAATCTGCTAGATAAATTTAGTCCACACCTCAAAATTTATTCACAATCAGGTTAAAGCAACTAGCCTTTGCAGTGGACATGTAGACCCATCAACAATATGCTCCAGAATATCTCCTAATTAACCTctaaataggaaaaataataatttttatgacCCACATTCATAAGTGCATCAATTTTCCACAAGCAGCCAGCTTTGAAAAAAGAGAGTAAATGAATCCAATTGCAGAAACAAACTAAGAGTCAACTATTCTCACATGTTACTCTTGAAGTCAATGCTGGTGGACATTTCTTGAATGGTAATCTAGTAGTAACTTTTCATAGGACTATTAGAGCAAAATACACTCTTATAGATTATGCAAGAGTCCTGTATAATTGCACATGCAAGGAGACAAAATGGTTGATTGTGAAAACTTTGCAAGTCTCACCTGTTAACGGCTTGGTCAGCACCTAAATGAAATCATAAGACAATTAATCAACCTCCAAAGAGGAAGACTTGAACAAATTGAAGACTCGTTACGAAGGAACATGTAACATGCAAGATAGCATGCATCATCAGATTGTTGTAATTATTAAGTTGGGACTCTATCAAATTAGATTATACTCTGCATTAATTTCAAGACTACAATCATGAGTAATTCCCGAACAAGAGGACTCAAATAAATTGATCACTGCCCAATGGAAGTAGTACGGTCACTAGTCTAGAGGGTTTATCACACAATTTACACGATCTCAACTATTAAGTACAAATCCAATTGCTTTTTTGGTCACCTAAATGTCCACGTCCTGAGGAATCAGAATGGCCCCATTACAACTTCTGCTGAATTGTTACGGTATACAAACAACTATATATGTATCCATGACTGTTTCCCGAATGCCAAAGAGATTAGATGGGATGAGCCTTGGGTTGGGGATTATTTAGTCATGTGtgagggaaagagagattgcACAATCGCATGGGAAAGTGTGGTTAGCTTTGATGAGCATTCAATGCAGCACCATCTACCCATACGGCCTTACCAAGGATTCATTAATAAGTAGTACTGAGAAAAGCCACACAACCACCTCCCGCAGGCTCATTCTCTTCCCTTCGCCAAGAACATCTTGGTTGGAGTCAAAAGAACACGAGAAAGAACAAAAAGGGGAATATAAAGAAGATTTATTAAGATGGAGGATAAGAGGGAGAAGGGCAACAATATAATAGTTGGTCATCAGTCTCCAATGGAGAGGGGAATGGGATCGCCACAAGATGATGATAATGGAAGCCCCGGAATGCGCACTGCTGAGACTTTGCTCAGACTGTTGCCTGTGACCCTCTCAGTTGTGGCACTCGTGGTTATGCTCAAAGACTCCCAAGCTAATGATGATTTTGGCTCTGTCTCCTATTCTGATTTAGGAGCCTTCAGGTAAACAAATCATTGCTCAAGCTCTATACAGTTTAATTTACAacatcttgaattttttttactttttaagtTGATTTCATTATTTTGGGTTTCTGATAAGCTTGAGTTTCTGAATAATTCCAGAACaaacttggattttttttttttttccattttcacttctttgcttgatatgaTAGAGTTATCTGTTCTGGACCAAGTAAACAATCCTGATACCTTCCGCTGCTCTTGCTTTGAATCTGCTCAATAGAAGAAAATGATAGGAAAAAGAGATACTAGTGGTTAATTCACTTGCTTGCCCTCCATCAATTGAACCCTGGTTTCCCCAGTGAAGTTAGCTGCTTCAGCAACTTGTTCAAGATTGTAAAAGGATTCATGGATGTTGAAGAAAATAGATGTTTCTACGTCTTTTCTTGGTAAATGGGAAGGAAAAGGGCGGTGGTTATGGTTTGAGCCCCGTCCCCCGTGATCTCATTTACTTTTAATAGGGCTTTGTAAATGTTCTTCTTAGACTATCTCGTAAAATCTAATGCCGCTGGTTAATTGAAACTCCTGCAGGTATTTGGTACATGCCAATGGTATCTGCGCTGGTTACTCCCTCTTGTCAGCCATTTTAGTGGCTGTACCTCGCCCATCAACCTTGGCTCGAGCATGGATTTTCTTCCTCCTTGACCAGGTTTGCACCTAAACCATGTTCCACCCTTCATCTTCTTTATAGGGGATATATGATTACAGGATTTCAAATTGGACttagctgctgctgctgctgccctGTACATGCAGGTGCTCGCATATGCAATTCTAGGGGCAGGTGCTGTGTCCACGGAGGTGGTGTACCTGGCCTATAAAGGAGATCAAGCTGTTACATGGAGTCAAGCTTGTGGATCATTCAATGGGTTTTGTCGAAAAGCCACAGCTTCCGTAGCCATAACATTTGTCGTAATGCTGTGTTATGCAGGGCTTTCACTGATATCCTCTTACAGACTCTTCAGCAAATATGATGCACCGGTTGGCTACAATAACAAGGGGATAGAGATTGCTGCTTTCCGGGCCTGACCACAGTCATATGCAATAAGCTACAATCTTCCAAGCCATTAGATCTTACTAGCTAGCCTTGTAAACAGCCTAGTTTAATAAGATGCGTACGCTGCATAGCCAGGAAAAAACTTGTTTGCTCAAAAGATTTAATCAGCCAGGCAGTTTGACTACAATGCTATGATCATTTAGCTAACAAATGTCATGTGTTGCACCATTTTCACTTTCTCAAGGTGTAATAGTGATGACCGTGCACTGGAACGAATCTCATGTATGGTACCATTTTCACTTTCTCAAGGTATAGTACTACTCCATACCTTGAGGATTCCCTGTCTGATTTTTAAGTTCGCCGACATGGTACATTGCATCTTCCGGAGCTCAGTCTTGATAATGACTCACAAATTGGCACCAGGTAGCATCACTAAATTATTCGAGAAAAGGACATAGTGCAACTAAGATTACACATAATTGTCGGCAAACAAGAATACCAACAAATAATTGAGTGAAAAACACATATAGCTGTCGGATACATTACAACCAACCAAACCCCCAGACCATCGTTTCTGACTAGGCAAAACATTCTAGTCCTAGAAAGCGCCCTTTAGTTCAGTATCTCATATCTGTTGCTTCCATTTGCTTTTTGTGTTTCCTTGTATTAATTTGCCCTGGGCAAAAAAGGAACGAGCGAAGAATACGCAAACACACAAAGGACGGTCAAAAGATAACAATAGAAAGTGAAATGCtcaagatgcaagagcctacagCATGGATGAGACTTCCCTGGAAACTTTAGTCATTGTGTCTACAGCATAGGAGCAAGTCTACAATACAACTGATACATCAAGAGCAGACTCCATCAACAAGTAGAAAACATTAACTACAATCCATCGAATAAAACTACCAACATATATCACATCAGACATAAAAAATATGCAGCAGCAGCAGAAGAACTCAAAATACTTGAGATAGTGATGATGCACAGTTGAGATCAGCTCAGCGAGCTTCATACTGAACAACTGCATCAAACAAGAATACCCTTCAGTATTTTATCTATAGAATTCCTTCAAGATAGCATATTCGATATTTAACAGGCAAATACATGCATTAATAAACCAAAAACGAGTCATTATATGATGAGACAGAAAATCCCACCCCCACCAATCCATATCACTTTAGTAAAATCTAATTCTtgcattaaaaaaataaagatcaAGCTCTATCTGAACATACACTGCATGTTTAGTATCATTCCGAACAGAACCCAGAGTCAACGGTATCTTTCTACAAACAGCGAAGTCAATACTCGGTAATACTTGTCAAATCACAACACTAGATCTCTGATCATAAGCACGACATGGGCTCAACTTTCAGTTCAGGCCTCAGGGACAAGGATTCCAATTGCAAAACTAAGGAACAACAGTTAGATTTCAGGATTTAAGAGACATTAACAAGTCAGCAGAAGATGTCTGTCCATCTTAAGatcaacatcaagatcataaAGGCCTCCACTCTTTCACAATCTCACAAGCCAC
Above is a genomic segment from Coffea eugenioides isolate CCC68of chromosome 5, Ceug_1.0, whole genome shotgun sequence containing:
- the LOC113770697 gene encoding uncharacterized protein LOC113770697 isoform X1; amino-acid sequence: MNFHVHTHHHQHSVPQILHHPFKNFRAVSALKLKESPNVALKSRRRRTLPLFLNSSKYNSVSASLSPLDLTEDNIKQVLADARVELGQLFDDSVGMTDVYAGQAELTDLDGPYVKISLRGKFWHKRSTVLARLGNYLKQRIPEILEVDIEDEKQLDDSPENF
- the LOC113770697 gene encoding uncharacterized protein LOC113770697 isoform X2, coding for MNFHVHTHHHQHSVPQILHHPFKNFRAVSALKLKESPNVALKSRRRRTLPLFLNSSKYNSVSASLSPLDLTEDNIKQVLADARVELGQLFDDSVGMTGQAELTDLDGPYVKISLRGKFWHKRSTVLARLGNYLKQRIPEILEVDIEDEKQLDDSPENF
- the LOC113770183 gene encoding CASP-like protein 2A1, with protein sequence MEDKREKGNNIIVGHQSPMERGMGSPQDDDNGSPGMRTAETLLRLLPVTLSVVALVVMLKDSQANDDFGSVSYSDLGAFRYLVHANGICAGYSLLSAILVAVPRPSTLARAWIFFLLDQVLAYAILGAGAVSTEVVYLAYKGDQAVTWSQACGSFNGFCRKATASVAITFVVMLCYAGLSLISSYRLFSKYDAPVGYNNKGIEIAAFRA